Proteins encoded in a region of the Globicephala melas chromosome 1, mGloMel1.2, whole genome shotgun sequence genome:
- the LOC115844612 gene encoding LOW QUALITY PROTEIN: olfactory receptor 10J5-like (The sequence of the model RefSeq protein was modified relative to this genomic sequence to represent the inferred CDS: substituted 1 base at 1 genomic stop codon), giving the protein MQRKNFTEVAEFIFLGFSVFGKHQITLFVVFLTISIFTLAGNIIIVTIICVDLHHHIPMYFFLNMLASSETVYTLVIIPRVLSGLIFHNQPISLXGCATQMFFSVILATNNCFLITSMGYDRYVAICKPLRYTVLMNKGVCARLVCVSFGTGLVMAVLHIMAMFYLPFCGIYPVMKLSSIDTTINEIINYGVSSYVIFVPVGLFFTSYILIISSILKILSTKGWKKTFATCASHLTVVMVHYGCVSIAYLKPKSENATEKDLLLSVTYTIITPLLNPVVYSLRSNEVKDALCRAVGRNIS; this is encoded by the coding sequence ATGCAGAGAAAGAACTTCACAGAAGTGGCAGAATTCATCTTCCTGGGTTTCTCTGTCTTTGGAAAGCACCAGATAACCCTCTTTGTGGTTTTCCTTACCATCTCCATTTTCACTCTGGCTGGGAACATCATCATTGTGACCATCATTTGTGTTGATCTTCACCATCACATACCCATGTACTTCTTCCTGAACATGCTGGCTAGTTCTGAGACCGTGTACACATTGGTCATCATCCCACGAGTGCTTTCTGGTCTTATTTTTCATAACCAGCCTATCTCCTTGTAAGGCTGTGCAACCCAGATGTTCTTTTCTGTCATCTTGGCCACTAATAATTGCTTCTTGATCACATCTATGGGCTATGACCGCTatgtggccatctgcaagccccTGAGGTACACAGTCCTCATGAACAAAGGAGTGTGTGCTAGGTTAGTCTGTGTGTCCTTTGGCACTGGTCTGGTTATGGCAGTTCTCCATATAATGGCCATGTTCTATTTGCCCTTCTGTGGCATTTACCCAGTCATGAAACTTTCTAGCATTGATACCACTATCAATGAGATTATCAATTATGGTGTAAGTTcatatgtgatttttgttcctgTGGGCCTGTTCTTCACCTCCTATATCCTCATTATCTCTTCCATCCTTAAGATACTGTCAACCAAGGGCTGGAAGAAGACCTTTGCCACATGTGCCTCCCACCTCACTGTGGTCATGGTCCACTATGGCTGTGTCTCCATTGCTTACCTCAAGCCCAAGTCAGAAAATGCAACAGAAAAAGATCTTCTTCTCTCTGTGACCTACACCATCATCACTCCTCTGCTGAACCCTGTTGTTTACAGTCTGAGGAGCAACGAGGTCAAGGATGCCCTATGCAGAGCTGTGGGCAGAAACATTTCTTAA